One Purpureocillium takamizusanense chromosome 1, complete sequence genomic window carries:
- the PAN1 gene encoding actin organization and endocytosis protein (EggNog:ENOG503NVR0~COG:T~COG:U~BUSCO:EOG0926248W), translated as MYSNSSAFLGGGNSQRPGGGGGQQYGFNAGMGGGQQPGPFAPQPTGFGQQQPPPPQQQQQQQQPIQQQYTGFPMQAQPTGFGLQPLQQQYTSFPGQSQSQPQQSFQSGGPPMPAIPAQFQQQFQQQQQQQPSSLQPQQPTGFSSSPQQASGPSQPPVPMKPQPTGFSAMAASFHTGSGSRPQEPVPAPKKTNKIPNIRLSFITAQDQAKFETLFKSAVGDKSTTMSGDKARDLLLRSRLDGDSLSHIWTLADTTRAGELYFPEFALAMYLCNLKLTGKTLPSTLPDNIRNEVSSMVDIIGFSVVEDGPSSTTPTPAGNAPSFRAGNASPPTIQQPQPQASNSQLLQTQMTGFPGQQTGFGNQPQGFQPQQTGFQGMQNPQPTGFAGPRPPMPPMPPMPTGFGQPPSGGMATPLNAQPTGRPGQWGLVNAPSTGLPNIDALQARMMPQQGREAGSYTTQGLQGNAVIPWAITKEEKTRYDSLFKAWDGLGKGYIGGDQAIEIFGQSGLEKPDLERVWTLSDNGNKGRLDLDEFAVAMHLIYRKLNGYPLPSTLPAELVPPSTRNFNQSIGTLKNMLNQESDFRKNSGAALLPQKTGVSYMKNRSFRGGAGSAAAARKDATVFRNDDEDFGYRSSARRRMGDSSVRSDSPASVASSDDLTLDQLRKKIKEKQVLLDAMDFADEKGNEEDDLLDRRDRREAEELYRRIRRMQGDIDAHPDAALASGDSDAERRALKRQLQNLTDKIPELASQVRKTEKAIMEARLELFRLKDAKAHPSSGAPIVGTGPGGAVTESDRLKARAKAMMQQRAAALTGKKVDVGPEDHDAPKRLEEETIKAKSEKEANESMVRDVEESVRDFARGIDDSLKDGGKDNTSEHEKRRWEDGLGVEDEVRDFIFDLQRESRAARLRAQDKPAASRSPAAAAEAPRPERVASPRGESMESPASTSRTATPPAAGGSYASYKTPEERAAFIKQQAEQRMAERLAALGIKAPSKSGESAAQRVERERAERAAKLRQAEEDDSRREAERQARLAEEQGVPPPAPATEVSQGSAKRPPPPPTRKGAKAEIDNTKKAEDEQAIRAAEEARLSEEHEKQQRETQVMEETAKEEEDEFEKEQRAAETRLKALEEQVRQGKLRKEEEKKKKKAAMAEAKEKEAKMAARRVEIEAAKKRELELQRQLEAMNDDSSSDDEGPEQNTPQESTPTLGGSQISHHEHERRPSPPPAGAATSPPPPAVVTSPPAETESKNPYFKMMSHASEASSPAVSTDAAPVTRPPVPATDPSTNPFHRMTQENKAPPAAPTGPITRKRADSEDWGSSKDDDDDDDSDDDRPGGGNAAQLASILFGTMAPPRPLSAAGKESTPASPAPTNDAPIASPPPPPPVPASEAPAAPPPPPPPPPMAEGGAPMSPPPPPPLPMPSSDAPTAPPPPPPPMPTSGAPPPPPMPGAGGPPPPPPPPGDAPAPSPSGGRPAGFLGEIQMGRALKKTTTKDKSAAAVAGRVLD; from the exons ATGTACTCCAACTCGAGCGCCTTCCTTGGAGGAGGCAATAGCCAacgccccggcggcggcggcggccagcaatATGGCTTCAACGCCGGCATGGGCGGAggccagcagcccggcccgttcgcgccgcagccgacgggcttcggccagcagcagccgccgccgccgcagcagcagcagcaacaacaacagccgaTCCAACAGCAATATACCGGCTTCCCGATGCAGGCTCAGCCGACGGGATTTGGACTGCAGCCTCTGCAGCAACAGTATACTAGCTTTCCgggccagagccagagccaacCCCAGCAGAGCTTCCAGTCAGGGGGTCCGCCGATGCCGGCCATCCCGGCCCAATTTCAGCAGCAGttccagcagcaacagcagcaacagccctcgtcgttgcagcctcagcagccgacgggcttctcctcgtcgccgcagcaggcATCGGGCccctcgcagccgccggtTCCTATGAAGCCCCAGCCGACCGGCTtctccgccatggcggctTCGTTCCATACGGGGTCCGGGTCGCGGCCCCAGGAGCCCGTGCCGGCACCGAAAAAGACGAACAAGATTCCTAACATTCGGCTGTCGTTCATTACCGCGCAAGACCAGGCCAAGTTCGAGACGCTTTTCAAGTCTGCCGTCGGGGACAAGTCCACCACCATGTCTGGCGATAAGGCTCGAGACTTGCTCTTGCGATCtcggctcgacggcgactcCCTGTCCCACATCTGGACTCTCGCTGACACTACCCGAGCTGGCGAGCTATACTTTCCCGAGTTTGCGCTTGCCATGTACCTTTGTAACTTGAAGCTGACCGGCAAGACGCTGCCCTCCACTCTCCCCGACAACATTCGCAACGAAGTTTCGAGCATGGTGGACATCATTGGTTTCAGCGTGGTTGAGGATGGGCCATCTTCGACGACTCCCACGCCAGCGGGCAATGCACCGAGCTTTAGAGCTGGCAACGCCTCCCCACCGACTATCCAGCAGCCCCAACCCCAAGCGTCCAACTCTCAACTCCTCCAGACGCAGATGACGGGCTTCCCAGGACAGCAGACCGGGTTCGGCAATCAGCCCCAAGGCTTTCAGCCTCAGCAGACCGGCTTTCAGGGCATGCAGAACCCGCAACCTACTGGTTTTGccgggccgcggccaccgaTGCCACCGATGCCACCGATGCCCACTGGGTTCGGCCAGCCTCCCTCTGGCGGGATGGCGACTCCTCTCAACGCTCAGCCTACGGGACGGCCCGGGCAATGGGGCCTCGTTAACGCCCCATCCACTGGTCTGCCGAATATCGACGCTCTTCAAGCGCGCATGATGCCGCAGCAGGGTCGCGAGGCTGGTTCGTACACTACTCAGGGCCTGCAAGGTAATGCTGTCATTCCTTGGGCCATTACAAAAGAGGAGAAGACCCGATACGACTCGCTGTTTAAGGCTTGGGACGGTCTGGGCAAGGGCTACATTGGCGGTGACCAGGCTATTGAGATCTTCGGCCAGAGCGGTCTCGAAAAGCCCGATCTCGAAAGGGTTTGGACCCTCTCAGACAATGGGAACAAGGGGCGcctggacctggacgagTTCGCCGTTGCCATGCACTTGATTTATCGAAAGCTCAACGGCTACCCGCTTCCAAGCACCCTGCCTGCGGAGCTGGTTCCGCCCTCGACAAGAAACTTCAACCAGTCCATCGGCACGCTCAAGAACATGCTGAACCAAGAGTCCGATTTCCGAAAGAACTCGGGCGCCGCACTGCTGCCGCAGAAGACTGGAGTCAGCTACATGAAGAACCGGTCGTTCAGGGGTGGTGCTGGCagtgcagctgctgcgcggaAAGACGCGACAGTCTTTCGcaatgatgacgaggacTTTGGATATAGGTCCAGCGCGCGCCGCAGGATGGGCGATAGCTCTGTCCGTTCCGACTCTCCCGCATCGGTTGCGTCTAGCGACGACTTGACCTTGGATCAGCTCCGCAAGAAgatcaaggagaagcaggtTCTCCTCGATGCCATGGACTTCGCGGACGAGAAAGGCAACGAAGAAGACGATCTTTTGGACAGACGCGATCgtcgcgaggccgaggagctgtaCCGCCGCATCAGACGCATGCAGGGCGACATTGATGCGCACCCGGATGCCGCACTTGCCAGTGGCGACTCTGACGCTGAGCGGAGGGCGCTGAAGCGGCAGCTCCAGAACCTTACCGACAAGATACCGGAGCTCGCTTCCCAGGTCCGCAAGACCGAGAAGGCGATTATGGAGGCGAGGCTCGAGCTTTTCCGCCTCAAGGATGCCAAGGCGCACCCGAGCAGCGGCGCTCCGATCGTCGGCACCGGCCCCGGAGGCGCAGTGACGGAGTCGGATCGCCTGAAGGCTAGAGCCAAGGCGATGATGCAGCAGCGAGCTGCCGCTCTGACTGGCAAAAAGGTCGACGTCGGACCTGAAGATCATGACGCGCCCAAGCGGCTGGAAGAGGAGACGATCAAGGCGAAGAGCGAGAAGGAGGCCAACGAGAGCATGgtgcgcgacgtcgaggaaAGCGTGCGCGACTTTGCACGTGGAATCGATGACAGCCTCAAGGACGGTGGCAAGGACAACACGAGTGAGCATGAGAAGCGGCGCTGGGAGGACGGCCTAGGTGTGGAGGACGAAGTCCGGGACTTCATTTTTGACCTGCAAAGGGAGAGCCGAGCCGCGCGCCTCCGTGCTCAGGACAAGCCAGCGGCTTCtcggtcgcccgccgccgccgccgaggcaccACGACCGGAACGTGTGGCAAGTCCCCGCGGTGAGAGCATGGAAAGCCCGGCGTCAACATCTCGCACGGCCACGCCAcccgctgctggtggctcGTACGCATCCTACAAGACCCCCGAAGAGCGAGCCGCTTTCATcaagcagcaggccgagcagcgcATGGCTGAGCGCCTGGCCGCTCTTGGCATCAAGGCTCCGTCAAAGTCGGGCGAAAGCGCCGCTCAGCGTGTCGAGCGTGAGAGGGCAGAGCGAGCGGCTAAGCTACGACAAGCGGAAGAAGACGACTCGCGCAGGGAAGCTGAACGTCAGGCCCGCCTTGCGGAGGAGCAAGGCGTTCCCCCTCCGGCCCCTGCCACGGAGGTTTCGCAAGGCTCCGCCAaacggccaccgccgcctccgaccAGAAAGGGTGCCAAAGCCGAGATCGACAATACAaagaaggccgaggacgagcaggccatACGTGCTGCGGAGGAAGCAAGACTTTCCGAGGAGCATGAGAAGCAACAGCGTGAGACGCAAGTTATGGA GGAAACGGccaaagaggaggaggacgagtTTGAGAAGGAGCAAAGGGCCGCCGAGACTCGCCtgaaggcgctcgaggagcaggtgAGACAGGGCAAGCTGAGAAAAgaggaggaaaagaagaagaagaaggctgccatggccgaggccaaggagaaggaggccaagatggcggcgcgacgcGTCGAAATTGAGGCGGCAAAGAAGCGCGAACTGGAGCTTCAGCGCCAGCTGGAAGCCATGAACGACGATAGCTCCTCGGACGACGAAGGCCCGGAGCAGAATACGCCGCAGGAGTCGACCCCGACGCTTGGGGGCAGCCAAATCAGCCACCACGAGCACGAGCGAAGGCCCAGCCCTCCACCAGCGGGGGCGGCCACatctccgcctcctcccgcggtcgtcacctcgccgcccgcagagACGGAGAGCAAGAACCCGTACTTCAAGATGATGTCGCATGCctcggaggcgtcgtcgccggcagtTTCCACGGACGCTGCCCCCGTGACGCGACCGCCTGTCCCCGCGACGGATCCATCTACAAACCCGTTCCACCGCATGACACAGGAGAACAAGGCCCCCcctgcggcgccgactgGCCCCATCACGCGGAAGAGGGCTGACTCGGAGGACTGGGGCTCaagcaaggacgacgacgacgacgacgattcgGACGATGAccgcccgggcggcggcaatgctGCCCAACTCGCATCGATCCTCTTCGGCACCATGGCTCCGCCCAGGCCGTTGTCAGCAGCAGGGAAAGAGTCGACTCCGGCGAGCCCAGCGCCCACCAACGACGCGCCCATCGcgtctcctccacctcctcccccggTGCCTGCCTCGGAGGCtcctgctgcccctccacctccaccgccgccgcctccgatgGCGGAAGGCGGTGCGCCGATgtctcccccgccgccgccgccgctgccgatgcCCAGTTCCGACGCGCctacagcgccgccgccaccgccgcctccgatgCCGACGTCTGGTGctcccccaccgccgccaatgcCCGGGGCCGGTggtccgccaccgcctccccctccccctggcgacgcgccggctccgtcgccctcgggcggccgccctgcAGGCTTCCTAGGCGAGATTCAAATGGGCAGGGCGCTCAAGAAGACGACTACGAAGGACaagagcgccgcggcggttgCGGGTCGGGTGCTGGACTAG